A single region of the bacterium genome encodes:
- the amrB gene encoding AmmeMemoRadiSam system protein B, whose translation MLISAVISPHPPIIIPEVGGEETRRVKKTISALKKLNQKFKKLKPETIIIVTPHGLIYPDSFNVCAMPFLRGSLAHFGAQMEKTYQNDLELVYALNQEAQKADIPIVPYDNGKEAYEIDHGVLVPLYYLAEGLKVKVVPITYSYLSVPKHFSFGQLLGEVVGKTEKKVAFVASGDLSHRLKYSQYGYVREGKIFDKKIIEFLKKGNTKGILSLDENLIESAGECGYRSIAIMLGLLDQRKWQGKILSYEAPFGIGYLVADIEFS comes from the coding sequence ATGCTTATTTCCGCTGTTATTTCTCCTCATCCACCAATTATTATTCCTGAAGTTGGAGGAGAGGAAACAAGGAGGGTTAAAAAGACTATTTCTGCTCTTAAAAAACTTAATCAGAAATTCAAGAAACTAAAACCTGAAACAATAATTATTGTTACTCCCCATGGTTTGATTTATCCAGATAGTTTTAATGTTTGCGCTATGCCGTTTCTGCGGGGTAGTTTAGCTCATTTTGGAGCCCAAATGGAAAAAACCTATCAAAATGATTTGGAATTGGTTTATGCCCTAAATCAGGAAGCACAGAAGGCAGATATCCCAATAGTACCTTATGACAATGGCAAAGAAGCCTATGAGATTGATCATGGGGTTTTGGTCCCCCTTTATTATTTAGCAGAAGGGTTAAAGGTTAAGGTTGTGCCTATCACTTATTCCTATCTTTCTGTGCCTAAACATTTTAGTTTTGGCCAGCTTTTAGGTGAAGTTGTGGGTAAAACAGAAAAAAAGGTTGCTTTTGTGGCTTCTGGGGATTTGTCCCACCGTTTAAAATACAGCCAATATGGATATGTGAGAGAAGGAAAAATTTTTGACAAAAAGATAATTGAATTTCTCAAAAAAGGAAATACTAAGGGGATTCTTTCTTTGGATGAAAACTTAATAGAGTCTGCAGGGGAGTGTGGTTATCGTTCAATTGCAATAATGCTTGGTCTTTTGGATCAAAGGAAATGGC
- a CDS encoding radical SAM protein: MRESILYQKLENKKVKCLTCNHYCLLSPKQRGICGVRENKKGKLVALNYPYLIAEEIDPIEKKPFYHFMPGTFSLSIATAGCNFHCLWCQNWTISQLPKEGKNKNYWLKMSFKKTPKQIIREAKKFNTPSISYTYTEPTIFLELAIETMKLAHKEKIKNNWVSNGYFSQETFKLI, translated from the coding sequence ATGAGGGAATCAATTCTCTATCAAAAACTTGAAAACAAAAAAGTAAAATGCCTTACCTGTAATCACTACTGCCTGCTCTCACCCAAACAAAGAGGGATCTGCGGAGTGCGAGAGAACAAAAAAGGAAAGCTGGTTGCTTTAAACTATCCCTATCTTATTGCTGAAGAAATTGACCCCATAGAGAAAAAACCTTTTTATCACTTTATGCCCGGCACCTTTTCTCTTTCTATTGCTACTGCTGGTTGCAACTTTCATTGCTTGTGGTGCCAAAATTGGACCATTTCCCAACTTCCCAAAGAAGGAAAAAATAAAAATTACTGGCTTAAAATGTCATTTAAAAAAACACCTAAGCAAATTATTAGGGAAGCAAAAAAGTTTAACACCCCCTCAATCTCTTACACTTACACTGAACCGACAATATTTTTAGAACTGGCTATAGAAACAATGAAATTGGCTCATAAAGAAAAAATCAAAAACAATTGGGTATCCAACGGCTATTTTTCTCAAGAAACCTTCAAGCTGATTA